The Nitrospiraceae bacterium genome segment GCTCGTGGAGTGCTGGCGGCAGACCTACAACCGGATTCGGCCCCACAGCGCCCTGGGCTATCGTCCGCCGGCACCGGAAGCCATCGCGCCACGGTGCGCGTGAGTCACATTGCAAGTGGTACAACTACAGGGGGCAGGTCAAGTACATTCAAGAGCAGGCCGGTCATGGTTCCATCCAGGTCACGATGGATACCTATGGGCATCTGTTTCCGAGTGGGGATCGCGGATGGGTTGGTCAGTTGGATGAGACAGGGGGACCGGTCAAATCCGCAACCCAGCCGCAACCTGCAAGGGGTGTGGCGGAGCAGGGGAGTCCTAAGTCGTTGGGTTCATTGGTGGCGGTGACCCGGATCGAACGGGTGACCCGCGGCTTATGAGTCCGCTGCTCTACCAACTGAGCTACACCGCCACAGGGAGGGATCTCAACAAAGCGGAAAAGCATGATACTTGAACACTCTTGAACGTGTCCACTGTGGGAGTCCTGTGGTTCGTTTATCCATGCCTTCGACGACTCACTGGCCGGTTAGCCTATACGTCGGGATTGGTTCTTCGCGCCTATTCCTTTACACTTGGCCCATGCAGATCATTCTTCCTGAATCCTGCGAGCAGGCATTGCTCGAGCGGTTTCTCAAAGCAGAAGCGATGGCATTGTGGACGGTGCAGTCCGCTCAGGCTCAGCAGATTCATGATGCGCCGCCGTACGTGCTTCCGTTTCTCCGTCGTCATGAGCAAGATGAAGCGGCTCATTTAGAAGAATTCGAGCGGCGGTTAGCCGCCCCTCCCCGGAAACGGCACCAGCTGCCGCGTGTTCCAAGGCAGTGGCCGGCGCTCGCCGTGCACCTTCTTGGATATGAGGCCTTGGGATTGGAGTTTGCGAAGCTGCTCGCGCAGGTTCAACCTGACCTTGGTGCAATTCTCGAAGACGAGTTGATCCATGTGGGATTTTTTGAAAAGGAGGTCGCACAACTGCTCCTGTCAGGTGGATCTCCGGCAAGAGAAGCACGGCAGTCGGCGCGAGCCTGGTGGCGCCGGTTGCCTCGCACGGTCGATCGGTATCTGGAAGGAGCGAGTCTGGCCCCATATCGATGCGATCTCCGTGACGGGATTCTTGTGGCAATCGGAGGGCGGTTTACCATGGTCGGGCTGTTCGATCCCGATGAAGTTCCCGCTGGTGCATGGTGAGAGGTTACTTCCCGGCCTGTTGAAGGAGTCTTTGGCTCATGAGTGAGGACAACCGGATCGAAGAGAAACATCTTCTACGGTGCATTCTGTTTCGGCATGGCATTGCTGCAGACCGGGAGGAGTGGGCGGGAAAAGATGCGGATCGGCCCCTCACTGACAAGGGAAAGCGAAAAGTCAAGCGAGCAGCTATGGGGCTGAAACGATTGGGCGTACGCCCGACCCACATAGTGACGAGTCCATTGATTCGTGCGGTCGAAACGGCAAAAGTGTTGCGTGATGTCTTGGCCGGTCGATCGGTATTACAGGTGGCTGACGAATTACTCCCTGACGTATCACC includes the following:
- a CDS encoding histidine phosphatase family protein, coding for MSEDNRIEEKHLLRCILFRHGIAADREEWAGKDADRPLTDKGKRKVKRAAMGLKRLGVRPTHIVTSPLIRAVETAKVLRDVLAGRSVLQVADELLPDVSPEKVLVLLNKLSPGSYALCVGHEPHLGLTASVLLSGRQTPAFPLKKAGACLIELPLSAKLGRGRLVWWLTPSQLRAIGKEKSNAED
- a CDS encoding integrase core domain-containing protein gives rise to the protein LVECWRQTYNRIRPHSALGYRPPAPEAIAPRCA